Proteins from a single region of Macaca thibetana thibetana isolate TM-01 chromosome 4, ASM2454274v1, whole genome shotgun sequence:
- the LOC126952126 gene encoding LOW QUALITY PROTEIN: protein FAM117A-like (The sequence of the model RefSeq protein was modified relative to this genomic sequence to represent the inferred CDS: deleted 1 base in 1 codon; substituted 1 base at 1 genomic stop codon) translates to MAGAAAGGRGGGAWGPGRGGSGVLRRGCSPPAPAGSPRAGLQPLRATIPFQLQQPHQRRDGGGRAASVPCSVAPEKSVSRPQPLQVRRTFSLDTILSSYLPSQWPRDADGAFTCCTNDKATQTPLSWQELEGERASSCAHKRSASWGSTDHRKEISKLKQQLQRTKLSRSGKEKERGSLHPGDHAVRGALRASPPSFPSGSPVLRLSPCLHRSLEGLNQELEEVFVKEQGEEELLRILEIPDGNRAPAPPQSGSCDHPLLLLESGNLASSPSISLASPQPCGPASHEEHRGAAXELASTPNDKASSPGHPAFLEDGSPSPVLAFAASPRPNHSYVFKREPPEGCEKVRVFEEATSPGPDPAFLTSCPDKNKVHFNPTGSAFCPVNLMKPLFPGMGFIFRNCPSNPGSPLPPASPRPPPRKDPEASKASPLPFEPWQHTPPSEESVLFQSSLMV, encoded by the exons ATGGCAGGGGCCGCAGCGGGCGGCAGAGGCGGAGGTGCCTGGGGGCCGGGGCGCGGAGGGTCGGGGGTGCTCCGACGGGGCTGctctcccccagcccccgccGGCTCCCCCCGGGCTGGGCTGCAGCCGCTCAGGGCCACGATCCCCTTCCAGCTGCAGCAGCCGCACCAGCGCCGGGACGGGGGTGGCCGTGCAGCCAGCGTCCCATGCTCGGTGGCCCCAGAAAAGTCAGTGTCTAGGCCTCAGCCACTTCAGGTCCGGCGTACATTCTCCCTGGACACCATCCTCAGCTCCTACCTTCCGAGCCAGTGGCCACGAGATGCTGATGGGGCCTTCACCTGCTGCACCAATGACAAGGCCACCCAGACACCCCTGTCCTGGCAAGAGCTAGAAGGTGAGCGTGCCAGCTCCTGTGCACACAAGCGCTCAGCATCCTGGGGCAGCACAGACCACCGAAAAGAGATTTCCAAGTTGAAGCAACAACTGCAGAGGACA AAGCTGAGCCGCAGTGGGAAAGAGAAGGAGCGAGGTTCCCTACACCCAGGGGACCACGCAGTGCGGGGAGCACTGAGGGCGTCCCCTCCCAGCTTCCCCTCAGGGTCCCCTGTCTTGCGACTCAGCCCCTGCCTGCACAGGAGCCTGGAAGGGCTCAACCAAGAGCTGGAGGAGGTGTTTGTGAAGGAGCAGGGAGAAGAGGAGCTGCTGAGGATCCTTGAGATCCCTGATGGGAACCgggccccagctcctccccagaGTGGCAGCTGTGAtcatcccctcctcctcctggagtCTGGCAACCTTGCCAGCTCTCCTTCCATTTCCTTGGCATCCCCCCAGCCTTGTGGCCCGGCCAGTCATGAGGAACACCGGGGTGCCGCCTAGGAGCTGGCATCCACCCCCAACGACAAAGCCTCCTCTCCAGGCCACCCAGCCTTTCTTGAAGATGGCAGCCCATCTCCTGTCCTTGCCTTTGCTGCCTCCCCTCGGCCTAATCATAGCTACGTCTTCAAACGGGAGCCCCCAGAAGGCTGTGAGAAAGTGCGTGTGTTTGAAGAAGCCACGTCCCCAGGTCCTGACCCGGCCTTCCTGACTTCCTGTCCTGACAAGAACAAAGTCCATTTCAACCCGACCGGCTCAGCCTTCTGCCCCGTCAACCTGATGAAGCCCCTCTTCCCTGGCATGGGCTTCATCTTCCGTAACTGCCCCTCAAACCCGGGGTCTCCCCTTCCCCCGGCCAGCCCCAGGCCACCACCTCGGAAGGATCCGGAGGCCTCCAAGGCCTCCCCACTGCCCTTCGAGCCATGGCAGCACACCCCACCATCAGAAGAGTCTGTGCTTTTCCAGAGCTCCCTGATGGTCTGA